One genomic region from Apodemus sylvaticus chromosome 1, mApoSyl1.1, whole genome shotgun sequence encodes:
- the LOC127668493 gene encoding mas-related G-protein coupled receptor member B2-like → MSGDFLSKNLSITAWKTNITMLNGNYYTNTSYCDIKNQAMNLLSIIISLVGMGLNAIVLWFLGIRMHRNAFSVYILNLAMADFLFLCSQFVFCLLDAIYFFYSIFIEFPLVFHIVRICAYHSGLSILSTISIERCLSVIWPIWYRCNRSRHTSAITCFVLWAMSLLLGILERKACDLMFNGFDIYWCRMFYLIASVFSVVSFVVLCGSSLILLVRIFCGSQRIPVTRLYITIEFTVLVFLIFGLPFGIHWLLHQLMGDLHYLNNCDSFFYDTQFLSCVNSCANPIIYFLVGSIRHRNFRRKTLKLLLQRAMQDNPEEEECGDNNS, encoded by the coding sequence ATGAGTGGAGATTTCCTAAGCAAGAATCTAAGCATCACAGCCTGGAAAACTAACATCACAATGCTGAATGGAAACTACTACACTAATACTTCATATTGTGACATCAAGAACCAAGCCATGAATTTGCTTTCCATCATCATTTCCCTGGTTGGGATGGGACTCAATGCCATAGTCCTGTGGTTCCTGGGCATCCGTATGCATAGGAATGCCTTCTCTGTCTACATTCTCAACCTGGCTATGGCTGACTTTCTCTTCCTGTGCTCTCAGTTTGTATTTTGTCTTCTCGATGCCATTTACTTCTTCTActccattttcattgaattccctTTGGTTTTTCATATTGTGCGCATATGTGCTTATCATTCTGGTTTGAGCATCCTCAGCACCATTAGCATTGAGCGCTGCTTGTCTGTAATATGGCCCATTTGGTATCGCTGTAATCGTTCAAGACACACATCAGCTATCACATGTTTTGTGCTTTGGGCTATGTCCCTATTATTGGGTATCCTGGAAAGAAAAGCATGTGACTTAATGTTTAATGGTTTTGACATTTATTGGTgtagaatgttttatttaatcGCTAGTGTATTTTCAGTTGTTTCATTTGTGGTTCTTTGTGGGTCCAGTCTCATCCTGCTTGTCAGGATCTTCTGTGGCTCACAGCGGATTCCTGTGACCAGGCTGTATATAACCATTGAATTCACTGTCTTGGTCTTCCTGATCTTTGGTCTTCCCTTTGGGATCCATTGGCTACTCCACCAATTGATGGGTGATTTACATTATTTAAACAATTGTGATTCATTTTTTTATGATACACAATTCTTATCCTGTGTTAACAGCTGTGCCAACCCCATCATTTACTTCCTCGTTGGCTCCATTAGGCACCGAAACTTCAGGAGGAAGACTCTCAAGCTACTTCTGCAGAGAGCCATGCAGGACAACCCTGAGGAAGAAGAATGTGGAGATAACAATTCTTAG